The Pirellulales bacterium genome includes the window GAGGAACATCCAACGAGAACCAAACCGTCAACAGACGCTGCGGCCGCGCGAGACCCGTGAGGGGTCTCACGGGCCGCCAAGCCCAGTCACCCTACATCTTATCCAAGCCCAAAAACTGTCCAACAATTGGGGTCCACCTTATATAGCCCGTCGATCCCAGATTGAAGATCGCCGTGTCGATCAGAGACGGAACGCCGTTGGGCGACCACTTGGTCGGATCAAGAAGACTGCCCGACACAGGATTGGCCCAGGAATAATCGATGCCGTAAGCGACGGGCGCGCGTACGGCACAGGTTCCAATCACGGCGAGCACGAGCGCAACGGCTGCTTTTGGAATTCTCATGTTCCGACCTCAATAGCATCCAGATAATGAAAAATGAAAGAACTATCGCGTGCAAGATTTCACTCGATTCGCGGCGCAGTAAATATCTGTTCGTGCGCGAGCACATCGATGGCATCAACGCAGAACGCCCGGCCGGATCGGATATGAATGCGCTACCTAAGAGGGCAGCTTGATCGGCCGTCGAAAAGATTACCCAGTAGCGTGCTCCGCCAAAGAAGTCGAGCCATGACGCTCGTAACGCCCAGTTTGACCGGGCGGACTGCCCTAGACTCGATCCGCAAGATCAGGTCGAGTATAAGAACTAGCGGCGCACGATTTCTACTTTAAAGCGACACCTTTCAGACTTGTAAGATAAGACGATCCTATGGATCGGGCTCCGATGGCAAGGCCATTCACTTCGGCAGTTCTGGATGGACTATTTGTCGCACTGAATGTATCCGAAACATTGAATCAACGAGAAACGTCCGGCCACACGTGCATCCTGGTGGTGAGCTCGCGATAGAAGGCTTCCATCTTCGCCGACAATTCGGCCAGTCGCACCGGCTCTGTTTGCGACAAGTCCCGCGACTCGGCCACGTCGTCGCTGATCCGATACAGACTGAAATCGGTCAGCTTCGCGGCCCGGGCGGCCGCGGCGTTGCTTTCGGTGATATTACTGACCTGCGGTAAAGCGCCGCCGTCGAGCCGGGCCAAAAGTTTCCAGGGACCGTCGCGCATCGCCACGCGCTGTTCGTTCAGCGCGTTGTAGTAGACCCAGAACAGCGGCCGCTGCCGCACGATCTCGCGGCCGTGCAACACCTCGGCAATGTTGGTGCCGTCCAATGCGAGAGTGCCGGGAAGTATCGCGCCTGCCAGCGCCGCGAATGTGGGGAGCAGATCCAACGAGCTGACCGGTTGATCGCATGTCGTGCCGGCCGGCGCATGGCCCGGCCAACGCACGATGCCGGGCACCCGGAATCCGCCGTCGGTGGTCCACAGTTTCATGCCCCGCAGTGGGCCGGGCGATCCGTAGCAGCGCACACCGGCCGGGTACCGCTCGAGCGTCTCGGGCCCGTTGTCGCTCGTGAAGAGCACCAGCGTGTTCTCGGCCAACCGCAAACGATCGAGCGTGTCGAGCACTTCCCCCACGGCCAGATCGACATTTTCGACGTTGGCGAAGTATTCCGCCTGGTTCTCGTTTCTTGCCACGGCTTTATAGCCAGCCACGAGTTCCGGCGGCGACTTCACCGGTTCGTGTGGCTCGTGAAACGGCAGATACAAAAAGAAAGGTTGGTCAGGTTTGCGATCCACGTGCGATGTGAGCCAATCGATTCCCTCCGCGGCGGCCAGGCGACAACTGAATCCCTTGAGCGGGCCAACGCGCTTGCCGTTCCGCACGTAATTGGTTGGGTTTTCGTGCGAGGGGTGCGCGTTGTTTTGCGTCGCCATCCAGTGGTCGAAGCCGGCGTCGTTTGGCTGCGGCTGTCGTTTATCGTTGAAGGCGGCGTTGCAATGCCACTTACCCGCCATCGCCGTGGCGTAGCCAGCTTCGCGAAGGACGCGCGGCAGCGTCACTTCTTCCGCGCGCAGGTGGACGAGATGGCGGGCCAGCGGCGAGTTCTCCGCTTGATTCGCCTGAGGAATCCAGTCATAGACACCGGCGCGGTTCGGGTTGCGCCCGGTCAACAATCCGACGCGTGACGGCGAGCATACCGGGGCCGCCGTATAGTAGCTGGTGAAGCGAATTCCCTCGGCAGCCAGCCGATTCAAGCGGGGAGTGCGAATATGAGGGTGACCATAGCAGCCCAGGTCTCCCCAGCCGAGATCGTCGCAAAGGATGACAACAATGTTGGGCCGATCGGCTGCCCGCGCGGTGGACGTGAAAGAAAATGCTGCGAGGACGATCGCCACGAGGAACAGATGGCTACGAATCGTGTGCGGCATATTTGCGTTTCGCAAAATCCATGGCGACGGAAAGGAGGGGCCGAGGCGCTCTAGGACCCGGCACGTCGAAAGGCATCGAGCGTGATTTCCCCTCGAATCAAGACAATTCGGCCACGACCATCGCATCTGCGTCGATTCGGTCGACGGCACATCGTCGTTTGGCAATGCATGGTCGCAGGGCGCAGGATAGTATGGGCCAATCAAACCCAATTGCTATACAGCCATCGAAATTTACCGGTATCCGCTTTGACCCGACTACGATCGTTCGCCACGCGTCGCGGCCGCGATCGAGTCGAGAACGCCCTCATCGAGCGGCGAGGTCCATGACGTCCCGACCGTCGTTGCTGCTTCCTGCAGCACATCCCGCGTTGCGCGCGGCGGCCCGCCCACGGTCCAGCGATCGAGAGCGAATGAATGAACCGCCGGCGTCTGAGACATGACGCTGTCGACTGCCGCCGCTGGCAGGGCAGGTTCCGTCTTCCCCAGGAACGCTGCCAGTCGGTCGACCGGCGCTACGCTCGCTTGCCAAGGGACGGACGGCAGCAAAATGGCGGTTTGCAAGATATCCTCCGCGGAGGTTGTTGAATCCGCCGCGACGCCATCGACCGGCACCGTGCCGTCTTCGGGTAGAGACGCACCCGTGGCAAGCATCGCTGCTTCGGGCGCGGATTGTGCGGCCGATACGACATTCCAGCGCGTGCCGTCCGAGACGAGCGTAGCGCTCTGCCCCGGGCCCAGGCTGAGGGATGAGACGCCCGAGGTGCTGCCGCTGGGCAGGATGTCGGTCCCCTGGTCGGCGTTCAACGTGGCGGCGCCGCTGCCATTATTGGTGATGATCACCTGAAGGTTTTTGGCGGCGGCGACCGGGGGCATTATCAAAGTGCTCGTGGTGCCGGTGATCGTGACTGCCGAGGACGTGATATACGTGGTCGCCGTTGTGTTGATTGTCTGCGGTAGCGGAGAG containing:
- a CDS encoding sulfatase-like hydrolase/transferase, producing MPHTIRSHLFLVAIVLAAFSFTSTARAADRPNIVVILCDDLGWGDLGCYGHPHIRTPRLNRLAAEGIRFTSYYTAAPVCSPSRVGLLTGRNPNRAGVYDWIPQANQAENSPLARHLVHLRAEEVTLPRVLREAGYATAMAGKWHCNAAFNDKRQPQPNDAGFDHWMATQNNAHPSHENPTNYVRNGKRVGPLKGFSCRLAAAEGIDWLTSHVDRKPDQPFFLYLPFHEPHEPVKSPPELVAGYKAVARNENQAEYFANVENVDLAVGEVLDTLDRLRLAENTLVLFTSDNGPETLERYPAGVRCYGSPGPLRGMKLWTTDGGFRVPGIVRWPGHAPAGTTCDQPVSSLDLLPTFAALAGAILPGTLALDGTNIAEVLHGREIVRQRPLFWVYYNALNEQRVAMRDGPWKLLARLDGGALPQVSNITESNAAAARAAKLTDFSLYRISDDVAESRDLSQTEPVRLAELSAKMEAFYRELTTRMHVWPDVSR